In Entelurus aequoreus isolate RoL-2023_Sb linkage group LG02, RoL_Eaeq_v1.1, whole genome shotgun sequence, one genomic interval encodes:
- the LOC133631460 gene encoding sal-like protein 1 isoform X2, whose protein sequence is MNDTANNTDQTECGDLLEPSALEIDESMDVDVSGMSSGHEEESSPTESGSPINTMGGLTSRATSGPAVGTSAISAPLPQLTNLAELGNFSMINSNVIIENLQSTKVAVAQFSQEARTSGGPRVAVPALMEQLLALQQQQIHQLQLIEQIRHQILRLASQSPEMQMPPTSAPGTMAPTASPLATLSSHLSQQLAAAAGLAQNLASQSASISSLKQLAAAAQLPQSNQSSSETSQSISTLGPSTGNGQPPEKRPSHMTNSTLAKSSTPAFAIGSLLSSAMNPLLPQPAPGNPMFSSSVPSVGTTVEDLNSLAALAQQRKSKPPNVTSFENKSSSEEAFFKHKCRFCGKVFGSDSALQIHLRSHTGERPYKCNICGNRFSTRGNLKVHFQRHKEKFPHIQMNPYPVPEHLDNIPTSTGIPYGMSMPPEKPVTSWLDSKPVLPTLTSSVGMLLPPTMSSLPHFIKKEDHSIAITNHPVPATKSDSGTSEPLGKNNGASEEGEGATLPTSNGKTEEGSHSLGFVTSLSSAPESTTEYTTSNSPPMMTNPLMPLMSEFKAKFPFGGILDPLQGSETSKLQQLVENIDRKATDPNECVICHRVLSCQSALKMHYRTHTGERPFKCKICGRAFTTKGNLKTHYSVHRAMPPLRVQHSCPICQKKFTNAVVLQQHIRMHMGGQIPNNPLPDNYPESMVSDTGSFDERNFDDLDNFSDDNMEGMEEGPDSSVPDTPKSADIYHDSLCNSPAALDMQEGQEDVHNNDMEELRVGQIKANGLAEGDCLTNDSSSLGGDVESQSAGSPAVSESTSSMQAPSPTSLQPQLRKSPSLEERHQRALEHSSLLHPHPSNIGALDLTSVNPSKDPLSMIFPFRERSITKNTSCDICGKTFACQSALDIHYRSHTKERPFICTACNRGFSTKGNLKQHMLTHQMRDLPSQLFEPSNTSLSSSPTPSLLSVCSLGKPEVNGFLHSFHPESKDNLVTSSASTSPVLSAAPPRRTPKQHFCNTCGKCFSSSSALQIHERTHTGEKPFACSICGRAFTTKGNLKVHMGTHMWNSVPARRGRRLSVDGPIAFLGTNPIKFPEIFQKDMSSRVGSSDPANFWNQYAAAFSSGLAMKTNEISVIQNGGLPPLSGGMGNGGSSPIGGLTGSLDKLHSAEPNAALAGMEKMANTENGAHFRFTRFMEDNKEIVTN, encoded by the exons ATGAATGACACTGCTAACAACACTGATCAAACGGAGTGTGGCGACCTTTTGGAGCCCAGCGCTCTAGAAATAGATGAGTCCATGGATGTGGATGTTTCCGGAATGAGCAGCGGTCACGAAGAGGAAAGCAGCCCGACGGAGAGCGGCAGCCCCATCAACACAATGGGCGGCCTCACTAGTAGGGCCACCTCTGGTCCTGCAGTCGGTACTTCAGCAATTTCTGCCCCTCTCCCTCAGCTCACGAACTTGGCCGAGCTGGGGAACTTCTCCATGATCAACAGTAATGTCATCATTGAAAACCTGCAGAGCACCAAGGTGGCCGTGGCCCAGTTTTCCCAGGAGGCACGCACCTCTGGGGGACCCAGGGTGGCAGTGCCGGCCCTCATGGAGCAGCTCCTAGCCCTGCAGCAGCAGCAGATCCACCAGCTGCAGCTCATAGAGCAGATCCGTCATCAAATATTGCGCCTGGCCTCCCAATCCCCAGAAATGCAGATGCCCCCGACCTCGGCTCCAGGCACAATGGCGCCCACTGCCAGCCCGCTGGCCACCCTCAGCTCCCATCTCTCCCAACAGCTGGCTGCAGCCGCAGGCCTAGCACAGAACCTGGCTAGTCAGTCGGCCAGTATTAGCAGCCTAAAGCAGCTTGCCGCTGCAGCACAGCTACCTCAGTCCAACCAGAGCAGCAGTGAGACATCTCAGAGCATTAGCACCCTGGGGCCATCAACAGGCAATGGCCAGCCCCCTGAGAAGAGGCCCAGTCACATGACTAACTCCACTCTAGCAAAGTCATCCACGCCAGCTTTCGCAATTGGTAGCTTGTTAAGCTCGGCGATGAATCCCCTTCTACCTCAGCCCGCGCCCGGAAACCCCATGTTCTCCAGCTCTGTGCCAAGCGTTGGCACCACTGTGGAGGACCTGAACTCTTTAGCAGCTCTGGCACAGCAGAGGAAAAGCAAGCCGCCCAACGTCACATCATTTGAAAATAAGAGCAGTTCGGAAGAAGCCTTTTTCAAGCATAAGTGCAGGTTTTGCGGCAAGGTGTTTGGCAGCGACAGTGCCTTGCAGATCCACCTGCGCTCGCACACCGGGGAGAGGCCGTACAAGTGTAACATCTGCGGAAATCGCTTCTCCACACGCGGTAACCTGAAGGTGCACTTCCAACGTCATAAAGAAAAGTTCCCACACATCCAGATGAACCCCTACCCCGTTCCGGAGCATTTAGACAATATCCCAACCAGCACCGGCATTCCCTACGGCATGTCTATGCCCCCCGAGAAGCCGGTCACCAGCTGGCTGGATAGCAAACCTGTTTTGCCCACTCTGACGTCCTCTGTTGGCATGCTGTTGCCACCCACCATGTCTAGCCTGCCACATTTCATCAAAAAAGAAGATCACTCAATAGCCATTACTAACCATCCTGTACCTGCTACAAAAAGTGACTCGGGTACTTCTGAGCCTCTAGGTAAAAATAACGGAGCGTCCGAAGAGGGTGAAGGTGCTACTCTGCCTACCTCAAATGGGAAAACTGAAGAAGGCAGCCATTCTTTGGGCTTTGTGACGAGTTTGAGCTCGGCCCCGGAGAGCACCACCGAGTACACAACGTCCAACAGCCCACCTATGATGACAAACCCGCTCATGCCTCTGATGTCTGAGTTCAAGGCAAAGTTTCCCTTCGGAGGCATTCTGGATCCCCTCCAGGGGTCGGAGACCTCCAAGCTGCAGCAGCTTGTGGAGAATATCGACAGAAAGGCGACAGACCCAAACGAATGCGTCATCTGCCATCGAGTGCTGAGCTGTCAGAGTGCGCTGAAGATGCACTATCGCACTCACACAGGGGAGAGGCCCTTTAAATGCAAAATTTGTGGCAGGGCCTTTACCACCAAGGGAAACCTAAAGACCCACTACAGCGTCCACAGGGCCATGCCACCTCTGCGAGTCCAGCACTCGTGTCCCATATGTCAAAAGAAGTTCACAAATGCTGTGGTCCTGCAGCAGCATATCCGCATGCACATGGGCGGTCAGATCCCTAACAACCCCCTGCCGGACAATTACCCAGAATCCATGGTCTCTGACACCGGCTCATTTGACGAGAGAAACTTTGACGATCTAGATAACTTTTCTGATGACAACATGGAAGGGATGGAGGAGGGCCCGGATAGCAGCGTACCCGACACACCCAAGTCGGCAGATATCTACCACGACAGCCTGTGTAACTCCCCAGCTGCCCTGGACATGCAGGAAGGACAAGAAGATGTCCACAACAACGACATGGAGGAGCTGCGAGTCGGCCAAATCAAGGCTAACGGCTTAGCGGAGGGGGATTGTCTCACCAATGACTCCTCCTCGCTTGGAGGGGATGTTGAAAGCCAAAGCGCTGGGAGTCCAGCTGTGTCAGAATCTACCTCCTCCATGCAGGCGCCGTCCCCAACAAGCCTGCAGCCGCAGCTTCGCAAATCTCCCAGCCTGGAAGAAAGGCATCAGAGGGCATTGGAGCACAGCAGCCTCTTACATCCCCACCCCTCCAACATCGGAGCCCTAGACCTGACATCCGTTAATCCCTCAAAGGACCCCTTGAGCATGATTTTCCCCTTTCGCGAACGTAGCATCACCAAGAACACATCCTGTGACATATGCGGGAAGACCTTTGCGTGTCAGAGTGCCTTGGACATTCACTATCGAAGCCATACCAAAGAGAGACCATTCATTTGCACGGCCTGTAACAGGGGATTCTCTACCAAGGGCAACCTCAAGCAGCACATGCTCACCCATCAAATGCGAGACTTGCCCTCACAGCTCTTTGAGCCCTCCAACACTAGCCTGTCCTCCAGCCCCACGCCCTCCCTCCTGTCTGTGTGCTCTCTCGGCAAGCCGGAGGTCAACGGCTTCCTGCACAGCTTCCACCCGGAGAGTAAAGACAACCTGGTCACGTCGTCCGCCTCCACATCCCCGGTGCTGTCGGCCGCTCCACCCCGCCGGACGCCCAAGCAGCACTTTTGCAACACATGCGGCAAGTGCTTCTCCTCATCCAGCGCCCTGCAGATCCACGAGCGGACGCACACCGGCGAGAAGCCCTTCGCCTGCAGCATCTGTGGCCGTGCTTTCACCACCAAAGGAAACCTCAAG GTCCACATGGGCACGCACATGTGGAACAGCGTTCCAGCCAGACGCGGCCGCAGGCTCTCCGTGGACGGTCCCATAGCCTTCCTGGGCACCAACCCCATCAAGTTCCCGGAGATCTTCCAAAAGGACATGTCCTCCCGGGTGGGGAGCAGCGACCCGGCCAATTTCTGGAACCAGTACGCCGCCGCCTTCTCCAGCGGCCTGGCCATGAAGACCAACGAGATCTCGGTGATACAGAACGGGGGCCTGCCGCCCCTGTCGGGCGGCATGGGCAACGGGGGAAGCTCCCCCATCGGCGGCCTCACGGGCAGCCTGGACAAACTGCACAGCGCCGAGCCCAACGCCGCCTTGGCGGGCATGGAGAAGATGGCCAACACTGAAAACGGCGCCCACTTCAGGTTCACGCGCTTCATGGAGGACAATAAAGAGATTGTCACAAATTAA
- the LOC133631460 gene encoding sal-like protein 1 isoform X1: MSRRKQAKPQHFQSDPQLPGAGHNGDTELCSEDPHCKESDAHVCSRCCAEFFELSELEEHQKNCTKNQLVLIVNENPASPTGTFSPGSPPHNPDDQMNDTANNTDQTECGDLLEPSALEIDESMDVDVSGMSSGHEEESSPTESGSPINTMGGLTSRATSGPAVGTSAISAPLPQLTNLAELGNFSMINSNVIIENLQSTKVAVAQFSQEARTSGGPRVAVPALMEQLLALQQQQIHQLQLIEQIRHQILRLASQSPEMQMPPTSAPGTMAPTASPLATLSSHLSQQLAAAAGLAQNLASQSASISSLKQLAAAAQLPQSNQSSSETSQSISTLGPSTGNGQPPEKRPSHMTNSTLAKSSTPAFAIGSLLSSAMNPLLPQPAPGNPMFSSSVPSVGTTVEDLNSLAALAQQRKSKPPNVTSFENKSSSEEAFFKHKCRFCGKVFGSDSALQIHLRSHTGERPYKCNICGNRFSTRGNLKVHFQRHKEKFPHIQMNPYPVPEHLDNIPTSTGIPYGMSMPPEKPVTSWLDSKPVLPTLTSSVGMLLPPTMSSLPHFIKKEDHSIAITNHPVPATKSDSGTSEPLGKNNGASEEGEGATLPTSNGKTEEGSHSLGFVTSLSSAPESTTEYTTSNSPPMMTNPLMPLMSEFKAKFPFGGILDPLQGSETSKLQQLVENIDRKATDPNECVICHRVLSCQSALKMHYRTHTGERPFKCKICGRAFTTKGNLKTHYSVHRAMPPLRVQHSCPICQKKFTNAVVLQQHIRMHMGGQIPNNPLPDNYPESMVSDTGSFDERNFDDLDNFSDDNMEGMEEGPDSSVPDTPKSADIYHDSLCNSPAALDMQEGQEDVHNNDMEELRVGQIKANGLAEGDCLTNDSSSLGGDVESQSAGSPAVSESTSSMQAPSPTSLQPQLRKSPSLEERHQRALEHSSLLHPHPSNIGALDLTSVNPSKDPLSMIFPFRERSITKNTSCDICGKTFACQSALDIHYRSHTKERPFICTACNRGFSTKGNLKQHMLTHQMRDLPSQLFEPSNTSLSSSPTPSLLSVCSLGKPEVNGFLHSFHPESKDNLVTSSASTSPVLSAAPPRRTPKQHFCNTCGKCFSSSSALQIHERTHTGEKPFACSICGRAFTTKGNLKVHMGTHMWNSVPARRGRRLSVDGPIAFLGTNPIKFPEIFQKDMSSRVGSSDPANFWNQYAAAFSSGLAMKTNEISVIQNGGLPPLSGGMGNGGSSPIGGLTGSLDKLHSAEPNAALAGMEKMANTENGAHFRFTRFMEDNKEIVTN; the protein is encoded by the exons GGGACACAGAACTTTGCTCCGAGGACCCCCACTGCAAGGAGTCCGACGCCCACGTCTGCAGCAGATGTTGCGCCGAGTTCTTTGAACTGTCCGAACTGGAGGAGCACCAGAAGAATTGCACTAAGAATCAGTTAGTGCTGATCGTCAATGAGAATCCGGCCTCACCCACCGGAACGTTCTCGCCGGGGTCTCCGCCCCATAATCCTGATGACCAGATGAATGACACTGCTAACAACACTGATCAAACGGAGTGTGGCGACCTTTTGGAGCCCAGCGCTCTAGAAATAGATGAGTCCATGGATGTGGATGTTTCCGGAATGAGCAGCGGTCACGAAGAGGAAAGCAGCCCGACGGAGAGCGGCAGCCCCATCAACACAATGGGCGGCCTCACTAGTAGGGCCACCTCTGGTCCTGCAGTCGGTACTTCAGCAATTTCTGCCCCTCTCCCTCAGCTCACGAACTTGGCCGAGCTGGGGAACTTCTCCATGATCAACAGTAATGTCATCATTGAAAACCTGCAGAGCACCAAGGTGGCCGTGGCCCAGTTTTCCCAGGAGGCACGCACCTCTGGGGGACCCAGGGTGGCAGTGCCGGCCCTCATGGAGCAGCTCCTAGCCCTGCAGCAGCAGCAGATCCACCAGCTGCAGCTCATAGAGCAGATCCGTCATCAAATATTGCGCCTGGCCTCCCAATCCCCAGAAATGCAGATGCCCCCGACCTCGGCTCCAGGCACAATGGCGCCCACTGCCAGCCCGCTGGCCACCCTCAGCTCCCATCTCTCCCAACAGCTGGCTGCAGCCGCAGGCCTAGCACAGAACCTGGCTAGTCAGTCGGCCAGTATTAGCAGCCTAAAGCAGCTTGCCGCTGCAGCACAGCTACCTCAGTCCAACCAGAGCAGCAGTGAGACATCTCAGAGCATTAGCACCCTGGGGCCATCAACAGGCAATGGCCAGCCCCCTGAGAAGAGGCCCAGTCACATGACTAACTCCACTCTAGCAAAGTCATCCACGCCAGCTTTCGCAATTGGTAGCTTGTTAAGCTCGGCGATGAATCCCCTTCTACCTCAGCCCGCGCCCGGAAACCCCATGTTCTCCAGCTCTGTGCCAAGCGTTGGCACCACTGTGGAGGACCTGAACTCTTTAGCAGCTCTGGCACAGCAGAGGAAAAGCAAGCCGCCCAACGTCACATCATTTGAAAATAAGAGCAGTTCGGAAGAAGCCTTTTTCAAGCATAAGTGCAGGTTTTGCGGCAAGGTGTTTGGCAGCGACAGTGCCTTGCAGATCCACCTGCGCTCGCACACCGGGGAGAGGCCGTACAAGTGTAACATCTGCGGAAATCGCTTCTCCACACGCGGTAACCTGAAGGTGCACTTCCAACGTCATAAAGAAAAGTTCCCACACATCCAGATGAACCCCTACCCCGTTCCGGAGCATTTAGACAATATCCCAACCAGCACCGGCATTCCCTACGGCATGTCTATGCCCCCCGAGAAGCCGGTCACCAGCTGGCTGGATAGCAAACCTGTTTTGCCCACTCTGACGTCCTCTGTTGGCATGCTGTTGCCACCCACCATGTCTAGCCTGCCACATTTCATCAAAAAAGAAGATCACTCAATAGCCATTACTAACCATCCTGTACCTGCTACAAAAAGTGACTCGGGTACTTCTGAGCCTCTAGGTAAAAATAACGGAGCGTCCGAAGAGGGTGAAGGTGCTACTCTGCCTACCTCAAATGGGAAAACTGAAGAAGGCAGCCATTCTTTGGGCTTTGTGACGAGTTTGAGCTCGGCCCCGGAGAGCACCACCGAGTACACAACGTCCAACAGCCCACCTATGATGACAAACCCGCTCATGCCTCTGATGTCTGAGTTCAAGGCAAAGTTTCCCTTCGGAGGCATTCTGGATCCCCTCCAGGGGTCGGAGACCTCCAAGCTGCAGCAGCTTGTGGAGAATATCGACAGAAAGGCGACAGACCCAAACGAATGCGTCATCTGCCATCGAGTGCTGAGCTGTCAGAGTGCGCTGAAGATGCACTATCGCACTCACACAGGGGAGAGGCCCTTTAAATGCAAAATTTGTGGCAGGGCCTTTACCACCAAGGGAAACCTAAAGACCCACTACAGCGTCCACAGGGCCATGCCACCTCTGCGAGTCCAGCACTCGTGTCCCATATGTCAAAAGAAGTTCACAAATGCTGTGGTCCTGCAGCAGCATATCCGCATGCACATGGGCGGTCAGATCCCTAACAACCCCCTGCCGGACAATTACCCAGAATCCATGGTCTCTGACACCGGCTCATTTGACGAGAGAAACTTTGACGATCTAGATAACTTTTCTGATGACAACATGGAAGGGATGGAGGAGGGCCCGGATAGCAGCGTACCCGACACACCCAAGTCGGCAGATATCTACCACGACAGCCTGTGTAACTCCCCAGCTGCCCTGGACATGCAGGAAGGACAAGAAGATGTCCACAACAACGACATGGAGGAGCTGCGAGTCGGCCAAATCAAGGCTAACGGCTTAGCGGAGGGGGATTGTCTCACCAATGACTCCTCCTCGCTTGGAGGGGATGTTGAAAGCCAAAGCGCTGGGAGTCCAGCTGTGTCAGAATCTACCTCCTCCATGCAGGCGCCGTCCCCAACAAGCCTGCAGCCGCAGCTTCGCAAATCTCCCAGCCTGGAAGAAAGGCATCAGAGGGCATTGGAGCACAGCAGCCTCTTACATCCCCACCCCTCCAACATCGGAGCCCTAGACCTGACATCCGTTAATCCCTCAAAGGACCCCTTGAGCATGATTTTCCCCTTTCGCGAACGTAGCATCACCAAGAACACATCCTGTGACATATGCGGGAAGACCTTTGCGTGTCAGAGTGCCTTGGACATTCACTATCGAAGCCATACCAAAGAGAGACCATTCATTTGCACGGCCTGTAACAGGGGATTCTCTACCAAGGGCAACCTCAAGCAGCACATGCTCACCCATCAAATGCGAGACTTGCCCTCACAGCTCTTTGAGCCCTCCAACACTAGCCTGTCCTCCAGCCCCACGCCCTCCCTCCTGTCTGTGTGCTCTCTCGGCAAGCCGGAGGTCAACGGCTTCCTGCACAGCTTCCACCCGGAGAGTAAAGACAACCTGGTCACGTCGTCCGCCTCCACATCCCCGGTGCTGTCGGCCGCTCCACCCCGCCGGACGCCCAAGCAGCACTTTTGCAACACATGCGGCAAGTGCTTCTCCTCATCCAGCGCCCTGCAGATCCACGAGCGGACGCACACCGGCGAGAAGCCCTTCGCCTGCAGCATCTGTGGCCGTGCTTTCACCACCAAAGGAAACCTCAAG GTCCACATGGGCACGCACATGTGGAACAGCGTTCCAGCCAGACGCGGCCGCAGGCTCTCCGTGGACGGTCCCATAGCCTTCCTGGGCACCAACCCCATCAAGTTCCCGGAGATCTTCCAAAAGGACATGTCCTCCCGGGTGGGGAGCAGCGACCCGGCCAATTTCTGGAACCAGTACGCCGCCGCCTTCTCCAGCGGCCTGGCCATGAAGACCAACGAGATCTCGGTGATACAGAACGGGGGCCTGCCGCCCCTGTCGGGCGGCATGGGCAACGGGGGAAGCTCCCCCATCGGCGGCCTCACGGGCAGCCTGGACAAACTGCACAGCGCCGAGCCCAACGCCGCCTTGGCGGGCATGGAGAAGATGGCCAACACTGAAAACGGCGCCCACTTCAGGTTCACGCGCTTCATGGAGGACAATAAAGAGATTGTCACAAATTAA